CCCGCTATAGTGCAGGGAATATGATATTCTTCAGGAATAAACTCATACGGTTCTGAACCGATGATCACGCTGACATGTCCGGGAAGGATAAAACCATCAATTTGACCGGTAAGGTGCGAGAGAAGGTATCTTAGAACATTGGGCATGGTTTTTACCAAGCAAAGAATGCTGAGGTTTTTAAGTTTTTGGGCATATGCATCAAGCACTAAACTCGCGATCACGGGAATTGTTGTTTCGAATCCAACCGCAATAAATATTACTTCTTTATTCGTATTTCGTGCGATCTTAAGTGCATCGAGTGGACTGTAGACGACATCAACCGTTGCCCCTTTTGCAATTTTTTTTTCAAGACTTGAATGAGATCCCGGCACTTTTATCAAATCGCCGAACGTCACAATATGATGTCCCTGCTGAGCAAGAAATATTATTTTATCGATATCTTGAGCAGATGTTACACATACCGGACATCCAGGTCCGGACAAGAATTTTATCGAGTCCTTGAAATACTGCCTGAAACCATATTTTAGGATTGATACTGTGTGAGTTCCGCATACTTCCATAAATTTCAATGGCCGATGTATAATATTGACTTCAATAGACGTTTGGATCTTATGCAGAAGCGGTTTAAGGTCGGGATGATTTCTGAATGTATTGGTCATGCCTCACTCTTCAGCTTCGCACAATTCAGTTAACAATTCCAATGTTTCTTTCGCATCCTCCTGGCTTACCCTCTGAATAGCAAAACCTGCATGAACAAGTACATACTCATCGATTTCCACATCTTCGATAATGCGTATATCAATCTCTTTCTTCATACCGAAGACATCAGCAATCGCCTTATTTCCATCTTTTGAAATAATTCTATATGGTACAGCTAAACACATTATTGCCTGCTTTTCAGTAAATAAGCATAAACCTGACCGAGTGCAATTCCTGCATCGTTAGGGGGAACTTTTTCATTCCAGAATAAACGAAAGTCACGTCCAGCAAACACTCGTTTTATCATGTTCACAAGCACGACATTCTGGAA
This is a stretch of genomic DNA from Candidatus Cloacimonadota bacterium. It encodes these proteins:
- the hypD gene encoding hydrogenase formation protein HypD gives rise to the protein MTNTFRNHPDLKPLLHKIQTSIEVNIIHRPLKFMEVCGTHTVSILKYGFRQYFKDSIKFLSGPGCPVCVTSAQDIDKIIFLAQQGHHIVTFGDLIKVPGSHSSLEKKIAKGATVDVVYSPLDALKIARNTNKEVIFIAVGFETTIPVIASLVLDAYAQKLKNLSILCLVKTMPNVLRYLLSHLTGQIDGFILPGHVSVIIGSEPYEFIPEEYHIPCTIAGFESVDLGLGVESLVEQIRSRSSKVDNRYIRMVKAEGNKAAQVLISSVFQESDVSWRGFGMIPRSGLQLKEDFEQFDAAQKFDIQVDEVELQTACICGDIISGKRSPLECTLFRNICTPENPVGPCMVSFEGACAAYYKYGE
- a CDS encoding HypC/HybG/HupF family hydrogenase formation chaperone; this encodes MCLAVPYRIISKDGNKAIADVFGMKKEIDIRIIEDVEIDEYVLVHAGFAIQRVSQEDAKETLELLTELCEAEE